A stretch of Henckelia pumila isolate YLH828 chromosome 4, ASM3356847v2, whole genome shotgun sequence DNA encodes these proteins:
- the LOC140861695 gene encoding uncharacterized protein produces the protein MRTSDITEPQIEQNSVKVMPTVIVVHFDGRWEASEYNINKWNPGPNSKFAAIPLDGNTDYNDQTSYDDYFDLNIVSLDHNNISEAFDEADVVANSEEVVVANVDIDSETIVIASNEAVVIARNEADVVEMWILIARNEADVVANVDIVNDTFSFTDGSNLFVGQEFPNRDAVKKVLRRISLEACFEFETVKSSHIVYAVKCIVAECKWRIWTSKIKDSHVFSIRTYCNTHTCDLTGRSKRIRGASSDVVRDMLVNTFQGNPVSIAPKTVMVMIHNNMNADISYYKAWKGKKLADNILKGDPTKSFTLLPCYLQMVEKMNQGSITEICVNEENRFKYMFLAFGACVRGYQSMRKVVSIDGTWLKGKFNGVLLVASAQDGNYHQYPVAWGIVNVESSFSWSWFLKKLLEVVPDEDELVIISNRHQGIINAVSSVYRNAHHGHCTWHLSQNLKIRCKKKGATELFLQIEKIYKQNKFDIAYSDFRKRYPEAAQFLDERDTLDRWTRAYCPNTRYNIMTTNGVESINARLLEERKLPIISLLDSLQRLASSWFVRSRNALVAANTNLTPAIEGILRSRFTDA, from the exons atgagaacctcagacataACAGAACCGCAGATAGAACAGAACAGTGTTAAG GTTATGCCTACAGTTATTGTTGTTCATTTTGATGGTCGATGGGAAGCGAgtgaatataacataaataaatggAATCCAGGGCCCAATTCAAAGTTTGCTGCTATTCCACTAGATG GCAATACTGATTATAACGATCAAACCTCTTATGAtgattattttgatttgaatattgTTTCTTTGGATCATAATAATATCAGTGAGGCTTTTGATGAGGCAGATGTGGTTGCAAATAGTGAGGAAGTTGTGGTTGCAAATGTGGATATTGATAGCGAGACAATTGTGATTGCAAGTAatgaagcagttgtgattgcaaGAAATGAAGCAGATGTGGTTGAAATGTGGATATTGATAGCGAG AAATGAGGCAGATGTGGTTGCAAATGTGGATATTGTTAACGACACATTTTCATTCACAGATGGTTCAAACTTATTTGTTGGTCAAGAATTTCCAAACAGAGATGCAGTGAAAAAGGTGTTAAGAAGGATCAGTttggaagcatgttttgaatttgagaCAGTAAAAAGTAGTCATATAGTGTATGCTGTAAAATGTATAGTGGCTGAGTGTAAGTGGAGAATCTGGACCTCAAAGATTAAAGATTCACATGTATTCTCCATTCGAACATATTGCAATACACACACTTGTGATTTGACAGGGAGAAGTAAGAGAATCCGCGGAGCTAGTTCGGATGTTGTTCGTGATATGTTGGTGAATACTTTCCAAGGTAATCCAGTGTCAATAGCCCCAAAAACAGTCATGGTGATGATACACAATAATATGAATGCTGATATATCATATTACAAGGCTTGGAAAGGGAAAAAACTAGCAGACAATATTTTGAAAGGTGATCCTACCAAAAGTTTTACTTTACTGCCTTGTTATTTACAAATGGTTGAGAAGATGAATCAAGGAAGCATAACAGAAATATGTGTTAACGAGGAAAATCGATTCAAGTATATGTTTCTTGCTTTTGGTGCATGTGTCAGGGGATATCAAAGCATGCGAAAAGTTGTATCAATTGATGGCACATGGTTGAAGGGAAAATTCAATGGTGTTTTACTTGTGGCATCCGCACAGGATGGAAATTATCACCAATATCCTGTGGCGTGGGGAATCGTCAATGTTGAGTCTTCTTTTTCGTGGAGTTGGTTTTTGAAGAAGTTGTTAGAAGTAGTACCAGACGAGGATGAACTGGTGATAATTTCAAACAGACATCAGGGAATAATTAATGCGGTTTCTAGTGTCTATAGAAATGCACATCATGGCCATTGTACGTGGCATTTATCCCAGAACTTGAAAATCAGGTGCAAAAAGAAGGGTGCAACGGAACTGTTTCTGCAAATTGAAAAAATTTATAAGCAAAACAAGTTTGATATTGCATACAGTGATTTTAGGAAGAGATATCCTGAGGCCGCACAGTTTTTGGACGAGAGAGATACACTTGATCGATGGACTCGAGCATATTGCCCAAATACCCGTTACAATATTATGACGACAAACGGGGTTGAATCGATCAATGCTCGACTACTTGAAGAGAGGAAGCTTCCTATTATTTCACTTTTAGATTCTTTGCAGAGACTGGCATCATCTTGGTTTGTCCGCTCTCGCAACGCATTAGTTGCAGCTAACACTAATCTGACCCCAGCCATAGAGGGAATTCTTCGAAGCCGTTTCACTGATGCCTAG
- the LOC140861696 gene encoding rust resistance kinase Lr10-like, which translates to MGLPDMTRADTDLGIGGVTPKTLSAPLDLAVACADFIDTRSDLLYKGIGGSILPDQTRRKKSTSSVSFFPLFGAGIDDDCLPIRCRKHGPKIQFPFRHKYLQPQHCGYGPGFDLYCDHEKNETVIELPFSAKVMVQEIDYQLQTVHIYDPERCLLQKMLNLSASPFQLLNYYPLSDYILFNCSASQSYLSQNIPCYSDSKHQAFAVSIDSFANDYPYLLISCTKLHQISSVSWDMIYGQDLTLNWSKPACGHCESQGKLCSFKNYTRGHHHFKYVNKPADTKNDRSNTARMAGATLGSFLSALILAALYLLYSSIRTNKENQEKIENFLEDYRALKPTRFSYADVRKMTNEFGEKLGQGSYGIVYKGILSSEISVAVKVLHNFQGNGEEFINEVGTIGKIHHVNVVRLVGFCADGFKRALIYQFLPNESLEKFIFQEGRKKNPLGLMRLQDIALGIAKGIEYLHEGCDKQILHFDIKPHNILLDGNFNPKICDFGLAKLCSKEQSAVSMTAARGTMGYIAPEMLSRTFGRVSYKSDVYSFGMLLLEMVGGRKNVDHSVNNSQMYFPQWIYDHLNQGDDILMHAEEEGDESKVARKLTIVGLWCIQWYPADRPSMKAVAQMLERDRDNLVMPPNPFPLTNDTNSVARIPGRRYQYQPELEIISETK; encoded by the exons acactgacttaggcatcggaggggtcacgccgaaaacactttcggcgccccttgacctagctgttgcttgcgCAGATTTCATTGATACCCGATCCGACCTACTCTATAAAggaattggaggatccattctaccagaccaaacccggaggaaaaaatcgacatcatcagTATCATTCTTTCCATTGTTCGGAGCTGGAATCGACGATGATTGTCTGCCTATCAGATGCAGGAAACATGGCCCCAAAATTCAGTTTCCCTTCAGGCACAAATATCTGCAACCACAACACTGTGGTTATGGTCCTGGTTTTGATTTATATTGCGAccatgagaaaaatgaaacgGTGATTGAACTGCCATTCTCAGCAAAGGTTATGGTTCAGGAAATTGATTATCAACTTCAAACAGTTCATATTTATGATCCAGAACGATGTCTTCTTCAAAAGATGCTAAATCTTTCCGCCTCCCCATTCCAACTCCTGAATTACTACCCATTAAGTGACTATATACTGTTCAATTGTTCTGCCTCACAAAGTTATTTATCTCAAAATATTCCTTGTTATAGTGATTCCAAACACCAAGCTTTCGCTGTTTCGATTGACTCTTTTGCTAACGATTATCCGTATTTATTGATTTCATGCACCAAGCTTCATCAAATTTCATCCGTTTCATGGGATATGATATATGGACAAGACCTCACGTTGAATTGGTCTAAACCAGCATGTGGCCACTGTGAATCTCAAGGAAAATTGTGCAGCTTCAAAAATTATACAAGAGGCCATCATCATTTTAAGTATGTTAACAAACCAGCTGATACAAAGAACG ATCGATCAAACACAGCGAGGATGGCAG GTGCAACCTTGGGCTCTTTTCTTTCTGCTTTGATTCTAGCAGCTCTCTACCTTCTTTACAGCTCAATTCGAACAAACAAAGAAAATCAAGAGAAGATTGAAAATTTTTTGGAAGATTACAGAGCTCTTAAACCCACTAGATTCTCTTACGCTGATGTAAGGAAGATGACCAATGAGTTTGGTGAAAAATTGGGTCAGGGGAGTTACGGTATTGTTTATAAAGGAATACTTTCCAGTGAAATTTCTGTTGCAGTGAAGGTCCTCCATAATTTTCAGGGAAATGGTGAGGAATTCATAAATGAAGTGGGTACGATTGGAAAAATTCATCACGTCAATGTTGTCCGCTTGGTGGGCTTTTGTGCTGATGGATTTAAACGAGCTCTCATTTACCAATTTCTACCAAACGAATCTCTGGAGAAGTTCATCTTCCAAGAGGGCCGTAAGAAAAATCCCCTTGGTTTGATGAGGCTTCAGGATATAGCTTTGGGGATAGCCAAAGGGATCGAGTATCTTCACGAGGGATGCGACAAACAGATCCTTCACTTCGATATCAAGCCACATAACATCTTGTTAGATGGGAATTTCAATCCAAAGATCTGTGATTTTGGCCTTGCTAAGCTGTGTTCTAAGGAACAAAGTGCCGTATCAATGACAGCTGCGAGGGGGACGATGGGATACATAGCACCTGAGATGTTGTCTAGGACATTTGGCAGAGTATCCTATAAGTCGGATGTTTATAGTTTCGGAATGCTGTTGCTTGAAATGGTTGGAGGGAGGAAGAACGTGGATCATTCGGTAAATAACAGTCAAATGTACTTTCCTCAATGGATTTATGATCATTTAAATCAAGGAGATGACATATTAATGCATGCTGAGGAAGAAGGTGATGAAAGTAAGGTGGCAAGGAAGCTTACAATTGTTGGACTTTGGTGCATTCAGTGGTATCCAGCAGATCGTCCATCCATGAAAGCAGTAGCGCAGATGCTGGAACGAGATCGAGACAATCTCGTTATGCCACCAAATCCATTTCCACTCACGAATGACACAAACTCTGTTGCGAGAATACCTGGAAGACGTTATCAATATCAACCAGAGTTGGAAATCATATCAGAGACAAAGTAA